In Phreatobacter cathodiphilus, the genomic window CATCCCGTGACCGGGTGCACGGTCACGAAGCCGGCGGGGGCCTCGCCGTCGAGGGCGACGAGGATGGCCGTACCGTCGCGCTCCATCACCGCGATGCGGTCGAGGAGCCAACCCCGCCGCGTCTCGAAGTCGTAGATCGGATAGGCGCGGCCCCAGGCCGCCACCCACAGGTCGGCGAGCGCCGGCGTGAGGGTGGGACGATAGGGGACGATCCGGACCGTCACCGGTCCGTCAGGCGCAGCTCGATGCGCCTGTTGCGGGCGAGCGCCTCGGGGCCCTCGCCCTGGTCGATGGGCTGGAACTCGCCGAAGCCGGCTGCCACCAGCCGCTGCGGCGGGATGCCCTTGGAGATGAGGTACTGCACCACGGCGATGGCGCGCGAGGCCGACAGTTCCCAGTTGGAGCGGAAGCGGCCGCCCTGGATCGGCCGGGCGTCGGTGTGGCCGTCGACCCGCAGCACCCAGGGGATGTCGCTCGGAATATCCTTCTCGAGCTGGATCATGGCCGCCGCGAGCTTGTCGAGCTCCGCGCGGCCGCCGGGCTCCAGCTCGGCCTGGCTCGATCCGAAGAACACCTCCGAACCGAAGACAAACCGGTCGCCGACGACGCGGATGTCCGAGCGCTCGGCGAGGATCTCGCGCAGACGACCGAAGAACTCGGAGCGGTAGCGCGACAGTTCCTGCACGCGCTGCGCGAGGGCGAGGTTCAGCCGGCGCCCGAGATCGGTGATGCGGCTCTGGGCGTCCCGGTCGCGGGCTTCACTGGCGCCCAGCGCCTCCTCGAGCGAGGCGAGCTGCCGGCGCAGCGCGGTGATCTGCTGGTTGAGGAGCTCGATCTGCGAGAGCGCCGCCTGGGCCGTCTGGCGCTGCTGGGCGAGCTGCTGCTC contains:
- a CDS encoding peptidoglycan -binding protein encodes the protein MALSRSRRGDRGIDYWPGFVDALSTFLLAIIFMLSVFMLAQYFLSRDIAGKDDAMLRLQRQIAELGELLQLERGQRQTLQEGLAAITATLGTSDAERRRLQGLLDDAQGQAGAQAGRATSLEQQLAQQRQTAQAALSQIELLNQQITALRRQLASLEEALGASEARDRDAQSRITDLGRRLNLALAQRVQELSRYRSEFFGRLREILAERSDIRVVGDRFVFGSEVFFGSSQAELEPGGRAELDKLAAAMIQLEKDIPSDIPWVLRVDGHTDARPIQGGRFRSNWELSASRAIAVVQYLISKGIPPQRLVAAGFGEFQPIDQGEGPEALARNRRIELRLTDR